The nucleotide sequence CTTCTTTAGCTCTAAAGCCTTTAATTTTTTTAAAGCTTTAAAAATTATATCCAAGCGCATCACCATACCAGCACCTCCACCGTAAGGATGGTCATCTACACTTTTATAATTATTATCAGACCAGTCCCTAAGATTGTGAATTTGAATTTTAATTTTTTTCTTATCAATAGCTCTCTTAACTATGGCAGTATTAATGTAGCTATCAAGACTTTCTGGTAGAACAGTTAAAATATCAAAAGAAAGCATGGGGGAATAAAGTTTAAAGTTTAAAGTTTAAACGCAATCAAATACACACTCAGGATGCAGGGATATAAAATACAAAGTTTAAAGTTTAAACAAATTAAAATGCAAACACATTCAGAATGCAAAAACAAAGCTCAAATAAAAACGGACACAGCGCTCTAAAGCTCAAAATCAAACAAAATAATTGTTCACCCAAAAAATACAAAAATCACAAATACACTCTCATGATTCCCCATTGTAGCACAGAATATATTTAATTTAACAAAAATACCCTAAGAGGGTATTTTGTCACGCATTCCATTAAATTAAATCCAATACCATTGGGTGGTAGAGAGAGGTTTCGAATCCCTTAAATATTTCCTCATAACAATATGAGCAGAATTCACAATCAGCCATTATGGGGAGGTATATATGTATCCACCATATTGTACTCCTGCCGCCAACTTGGAACCATCAGAAGAGGAAGCGATAGACCGCTAGCCTCTTGAGCCAGCACTAGTCCTTTCTGTCCAGGTAGCCCCCGAATCAGTAGATGTATATATGTATCCACTTGACCCTGCCGCCAACTTGGAACCATCAGAAGAAGAAGCAATAGCCTTCCAATCTCTTGAGCCAGCGTTAGTTCTTTCTGTCCATGTAGCCCCCGAATCAGTAGAGGTATATATGTATCCACCATTACCTACTCCTGCTGCCAGTTTGGTGCCATCGGCAGAAGAGGCAAGAGAGGTCCAATTTCTTGAGCCAGCACTCGTCCTCTCTGTCCAGGTAGCGCCAACATCTCCTATAGTAGTTGTAGTTTCCACGGCTAACTCAGGGATGCTGCTAACAGAAAAAGAGATGCCCTGAGAGGAATCTCCTTTAGTGAAGGTATAGTAATTGTTGGCATCATTGACCGGGTCTACGGGCAGGACAGCTAGAGTTTTGTAGGCGCCAGTGCTGAAATTAAAAGGCAGCCAGCCGGTGCCATCGGCTTTCTTGTAATTAGCTGGGGTAGCGCACTGGTAGGTGAAGGGCGCGGTAAGGGTAGGCAGGCTCCAGCTGGAACAATTGGCATTCGCATCCGGCAGGGAGACATAGACAATATGGTCCGGAGTACCCAAATCTGTACCCGTATCCACTGAGTACAGCTGCAAGGCTTGTTTGAGATTAGTGATATCGGTGCCCCGGGTGGAATTGCGGGCGCGCTTAAAGTATTCAGTGGGATTAATCACCAGGAGGGTCACCGCCATGAGCACACCTAAAATACCCATGACTACCAGAAGCTCTATGAGGGTAAAACCAGAAAAGGATGACTTGTGGCGCTTAACTCTCCTTAAAGACATATACATTTAAAATTCAAAGTTCAAAGTTTAAAGTTTAAACGCAACCAAATACGCACTCAGGATACGGGAATACAATAAAAATGTCAATCCTTCGGCTTCGCTCAGGACAAGTCCTTCGGCAAAGTTTATACTGAGTATGCCCGAAGTGCTCAGGACAAGTCCTTATGTCTAAGCGGGGGTAGACGAAATATCTAATAACTAATGTCCAATGCCCAAGCAAATTCAGAGTATGAGGGGCAAGAAACAAAATGGAAAACTTAAATAGAAATATAATCCCGAGAAAACTATGGAATACAAACAATTAAAAAACGAATACTCAGAAAATCAAAAACTAAATAAGCAAAATAAAGTGTCTTAGATTATTCAAAAATTAAAAAAAGGATAACTAATAGCATAATTGTAACACAGGCGTAATTGTTTACAAAATTTGTTCAATTAAAAACGCCGAGATAAACTCGACGTTTTTGTATGTTGTCTTTAAAAACTATATTTTGAGACCTTCGACTATATCGTCAGTGCTCATTGGTTTAGCCTGTCCACGAGTAGAACCTTCGGGTTCTTCGATTTTCAGGTTAATGCGAGCATGATGCTTAGCCCCGACTACTCTGAGGATGGTGCGCAATGCTTTAGCTGTAACGCCATCGCGGCCCACGACATGGCCCATATCGGCAGGGTCGACTTTCAGGGTTAAAAGCACACCCATTTCGTCAATCTTGCGGTCTACAACGACCTTGTCAGGATTATCTACTATCGCCTTTACAATTTGTTCTAATACTTCTTGGTCAGCTAATTCAGACATATGCTATTTTTAATAAAGACAGCAACCGCGACCTTTATGATTTGTCAGTTACCGTTAGTAAAGCTTAACTTTCTGAAGCGGGTTTGAACCAAACCCACAAGTTAATTTTAATAAATAATAACTAGGGAGTCAAATACAATGGCTGTGGATTACTATTTTTTCTTGGTCTCTTTCTTTTTATTAACCTTCGCAAGCTTTTTTGTGTCTATAACTTTGGCACGAACTAAAAGATTGTGCACCGTGGCGCTAGGTTGAGCACCACATTTTAACCAATAAGCTATTCTTTCTTTGTTTAAAGTAATTTTATTGGAATGAGGGTCCCAATGTCCCAGGAGTTCCCTGAACTTGCCGGAAGCTGCAGAAATTCTTTTATCTACCGCTATAACGCGGTAAAAACTTTTTTTAGGAGCGCCTTGTCTTTGTAACCTAAGGGTTATCATAAACTAAATAACTATTTATAAAATTATATTTGATTAACGGTGGAATATTAACATATTTCATCTAATTTGCCAACTTTAACGCATTTTGTATAGAAATAGTGCTTCTATGAATTTCCTATTTTAAACGTTGTATTATGTATTCTGGATGCGTTTTTTGTTTAAATTTTGTTTCTTGTTTCTCATATTTTGGATCTGTTTAAACTTTAAACTTTTGAATGCATCTCCGTTTGAACATTAGTCATTAGACATTAGTCATTGTATTTGCCTCCTTTTAATCTTTTGTCTTTCCTATACTTCTCCCGATTTGTTGTATTTTTGAGCTTCCTCAAATCTCAATGACAATATCCTTGATGTCTTATTTTCGTCCACAGTAACACCATAAATAACAGCGGCATTAGACATAGTAATACGGTTATGAGTAATCACTATAAATTGAGTTTTAGAAGAAAGCTCTTTCATCATCATACTTATACGGCGAGTATTCTCTTCGTCTAGGGCGGCATCAATTTCATCTAAAATAATTAAGGGTGGAGCGGCTTTGCTAACTATAGCAAAAAGAAGCGCTATCGCTGTGAGGGCCTTCTCTCCCCCTGACAGACTTTCCAAACCCTTTAATTTTGATTTAGGGATATCGATGTCTATAAAAACTCCATTGATTCTTGCGTCTTCATTAGTATGGTTGTTTGAATTTTCTGCGAGGTCATCTTCACTGCTTTCGTCATCAATAACTAAGGCCTCTCCGAACTTAGGAGCAGTTGCGCTTGCCTCCTTTTTCAAGACTAATTTAGCGCTCCCTCCCTTGAAAATAAGATTGAAAAATTTATCAAACTCGGCATTAATTTCTTTAAGGTCCCGACTGAAATCTGTCTCTATTTTGATGGTTAATTCTTTGATTAACGATTCCAAATCTTGGGCAGCTTTTTGTAAATCAGCAATCTGACCGCCCAAAAAGACATCTCTTTCCTCAAC is from Candidatus Paceibacterota bacterium and encodes:
- a CDS encoding prepilin-type N-terminal cleavage/methylation domain-containing protein — protein: MSLRRVKRHKSSFSGFTLIELLVVMGILGVLMAVTLLVINPTEYFKRARNSTRGTDITNLKQALQLYSVDTGTDLGTPDHIVYVSLPDANANCSSWSLPTLTAPFTYQCATPANYKKADGTGWLPFNFSTGAYKTLAVLPVDPVNDANNYYTFTKGDSSQGISFSVSSIPELAVETTTTIGDVGATWTERTSAGSRNWTSLASSADGTKLAAGVGNGGYIYTSTDSGATWTERTNAGSRDWKAIASSSDGSKLAAGSSGYIYTSTDSGATWTERTSAGSRG
- a CDS encoding KH domain-containing protein gives rise to the protein MSELADQEVLEQIVKAIVDNPDKVVVDRKIDEMGVLLTLKVDPADMGHVVGRDGVTAKALRTILRVVGAKHHARINLKIEEPEGSTRGQAKPMSTDDIVEGLKI
- the rpsP gene encoding 30S ribosomal protein S16, which codes for MITLRLQRQGAPKKSFYRVIAVDKRISAASGKFRELLGHWDPHSNKITLNKERIAYWLKCGAQPSATVHNLLVRAKVIDTKKLAKVNKKKETKKK
- a CDS encoding AAA family ATPase; the encoded protein is PELKDSIAKLEIQLKDLDAQIETYLTKQAELKSKQALSQKDFREQVRGLEVKRNDLDHLQDQLRDLNLELEKNNLKIEDCLRRWQESGYDRKTLLDNYQAFLKMADFELDANSLGGLEGKINKAKQELLEIGSYDQNVVAEFKSVEERDVFLGGQIADLQKAAQDLESLIKELTIKIETDFSRDLKEINAEFDKFFNLIFKGGSAKLVLKKEASATAPKFGEALVIDDESSEDDLAENSNNHTNEDARINGVFIDIDIPKSKLKGLESLSGGEKALTAIALLFAIVSKAAPPLIILDEIDAALDEENTRRISMMMKELSSKTQFIVITHNRITMSNAAVIYGVTVDENKTSRILSLRFEEAQKYNKSGEV